The proteins below come from a single Thermopolyspora flexuosa genomic window:
- a CDS encoding NAD(P)-dependent oxidoreductase — MSAASGGGPVIAVLGLGEAGGAISRDLAAAGATVRGYDPKVPAEPPLVACTGEADAARGADLVLSVNSAHDAMDALLAGAEGVGEGAVWADLNTASPGLKADLAAAARERGVRFADVAIMAPVPGKGLRVPMLVSGEGAEDVARLLNPLGGNVRVLEGEPGSAARRKLLRSVFFKGMAAAVVEALEAARAAGLEEWLRQNIIDELTAAGPATVDRLVEGSHRHAVRRTHEMEAAAAMLEELGVPPLVATASRDLLVRLAAQAEQDKA, encoded by the coding sequence ATGTCAGCAGCCAGCGGTGGGGGCCCCGTCATCGCCGTGCTCGGCCTCGGCGAGGCGGGCGGCGCGATCTCCCGCGACCTCGCCGCCGCCGGGGCGACCGTGCGCGGCTACGACCCCAAGGTGCCGGCCGAGCCGCCGCTCGTCGCCTGCACGGGGGAGGCCGACGCGGCCCGCGGCGCCGACCTGGTGCTCAGCGTCAACAGCGCGCACGACGCCATGGACGCGCTGCTCGCCGGGGCCGAGGGGGTCGGCGAGGGCGCGGTGTGGGCCGACCTCAACACCGCCTCGCCCGGTCTGAAGGCCGACCTCGCCGCCGCCGCACGCGAGCGCGGGGTGCGCTTCGCCGATGTGGCGATCATGGCCCCGGTGCCGGGCAAGGGCCTGCGGGTGCCGATGCTCGTCAGCGGCGAGGGCGCCGAGGACGTGGCCCGCCTGCTCAACCCGCTCGGCGGGAACGTCAGGGTGCTCGAGGGCGAGCCGGGCAGCGCCGCCCGGCGCAAGCTGCTGCGCAGCGTGTTCTTCAAGGGCATGGCCGCCGCCGTGGTGGAGGCCCTCGAGGCGGCCCGCGCCGCGGGCCTCGAGGAGTGGCTGCGCCAGAACATCATCGACGAGCTCACCGCGGCCGGTCCGGCCACCGTCGACCGGCTCGTCGAGGGCAGCCACCGCCACGCCGTACGGCGGACGCACGAGATGGAGGCCGCCGCGGCGATGCTCGAGGAGCTGGGGGTTCCGCCGCTGGTCGCGACCGCGAGCCGCGACCTGCTGGTCCGGCTCGCCGCGCAGGCGGAGCAGGACAAGGCATGA
- a CDS encoding PEP/pyruvate-binding domain-containing protein yields MTPLVVPLTAVGRDDLARAGGKGANLGELVAAGLPVPDGFVVTTAAYAELIDRCGLAARIPRLLDAGDGAAIRAEFAAAEIPAATAEAITAAYRGLGGGPVAVRSSATAEDLPGAAFAGQQDTYLNVEGEDALLDAVRRCWGSLWTDRAIAYRRRLGIGPEQVRIAVVVQRMVDAEAAGVMFTADPVSGDRDRLVVDASPGLGEAVVSGRVTPDHYELDRRGRLLGWTPGRAEVVVRGAAGGGVVEEAGKATGERLLGDAALAELARLGVAVQDRYGRPMDIEWALAGGRVWLVQARPMTALPPPPVRLGFIQRRLGEMLLDYLPRRPYPMDMSTWVPYGPVGMMVEVARSVGVRGLFEGAIEEQDGVVYRILPHRPHPTPKALTAPFRLLYRAHRYDPARWTEDPRFAGFLREVERLCGLDPAAMPWPELIRLPRRALAAVRPITELRRDYLPGCALSVLRMVVALLPLGAVRMWGDLLAGGRTRTEDGNRALEALAARVREDPRLKEAVDALDLDRVKGFTGFWAEFTAFLAEYGHRETGSPVLASSPTWEEAPEVVLGLLKVLAAAPPSPPGDRVGEAVRRLRAHPRLRSPRRWARMERRIAAARVAWAFREDTHFYFTMPLPVLRRALLEIGARLRDAGVLETAEDVFHLRLEEVEAAGDPAVMPQERREELAATARARAARRQELAGVRLIDPRAVYPDRGEAGDALVRGTPGGGGTATGPVRIIRDPSEFGRLAEGEVLVCPNTNPAWTPLFQRAAAVVVDAGGVGSHAAIVAREYGLPAVLGTVTGTAVLADGQVVTVDGDAGVVRSAS; encoded by the coding sequence GTGACGCCACTCGTGGTGCCGCTCACCGCGGTCGGGCGCGACGACCTCGCGCGCGCCGGCGGCAAGGGCGCCAATCTCGGTGAACTGGTCGCGGCGGGCCTGCCGGTCCCCGACGGCTTCGTGGTGACCACCGCCGCCTACGCGGAGCTGATCGACCGGTGCGGGCTCGCCGCGCGCATCCCCCGCCTGCTCGACGCCGGGGACGGCGCGGCCATCCGCGCGGAGTTCGCGGCCGCGGAGATCCCCGCCGCGACGGCCGAGGCGATCACGGCCGCGTACCGCGGGCTGGGCGGCGGCCCGGTCGCCGTGCGCTCCAGCGCCACCGCCGAGGACCTGCCCGGGGCCGCGTTCGCCGGGCAGCAGGACACCTACCTCAACGTCGAGGGCGAGGACGCGCTGCTCGACGCGGTGCGCCGCTGCTGGGGCTCGCTGTGGACCGACCGCGCCATCGCCTACCGCCGCCGCCTCGGCATCGGCCCCGAGCAGGTGCGGATCGCGGTCGTCGTGCAGCGCATGGTGGACGCCGAGGCCGCCGGGGTGATGTTCACCGCCGACCCGGTGAGCGGAGACCGGGACCGGCTCGTGGTCGACGCCTCCCCCGGGCTCGGCGAGGCCGTGGTCTCCGGCCGGGTCACCCCCGACCACTACGAGCTCGACCGCCGCGGCAGGCTGCTCGGCTGGACGCCGGGCCGGGCCGAGGTGGTGGTCCGCGGGGCCGCGGGCGGCGGGGTCGTCGAGGAGGCCGGGAAGGCCACCGGGGAACGGCTGCTCGGCGACGCCGCGCTCGCCGAGCTCGCCCGGCTCGGCGTCGCCGTGCAGGACCGGTACGGCAGGCCGATGGACATCGAGTGGGCGCTCGCGGGCGGCCGGGTCTGGCTGGTGCAGGCCCGCCCGATGACCGCGCTGCCGCCGCCCCCGGTACGGCTCGGCTTCATCCAGCGGCGGCTCGGCGAGATGCTGCTCGACTACCTGCCGCGCCGGCCGTACCCGATGGACATGAGCACCTGGGTGCCGTACGGCCCGGTCGGGATGATGGTCGAGGTCGCCCGCAGCGTCGGGGTGCGCGGCCTGTTCGAGGGCGCGATCGAGGAGCAGGACGGGGTGGTGTACCGCATCCTGCCCCACCGCCCGCACCCCACGCCGAAGGCGCTCACCGCGCCGTTCCGGCTGCTGTACCGGGCCCACCGGTACGACCCGGCGCGGTGGACCGAGGACCCCCGGTTCGCCGGGTTCCTCCGCGAGGTGGAACGGCTGTGCGGGCTCGACCCGGCCGCGATGCCCTGGCCAGAGCTGATCCGCCTGCCGCGGCGGGCGCTGGCCGCGGTGCGGCCGATCACCGAGCTGCGCCGCGACTACCTGCCCGGCTGCGCCCTCAGCGTGCTCCGGATGGTGGTGGCGCTGCTGCCGCTCGGCGCGGTCCGTATGTGGGGTGACCTGCTGGCCGGTGGGCGGACCCGCACCGAGGACGGCAACCGCGCCCTGGAGGCGCTCGCGGCCAGGGTGCGCGAGGACCCGCGGCTGAAGGAGGCGGTGGACGCGCTCGACCTCGATCGGGTGAAGGGGTTCACCGGCTTCTGGGCCGAGTTCACCGCGTTCCTCGCCGAGTACGGCCACCGGGAGACCGGCAGCCCGGTGCTCGCCTCCTCACCCACCTGGGAGGAGGCGCCGGAGGTGGTGCTCGGCCTGCTCAAGGTGCTCGCGGCGGCGCCGCCGTCCCCGCCCGGAGACCGCGTCGGCGAGGCCGTACGGCGGCTGCGCGCCCACCCGCGGCTGCGCTCCCCGCGGCGGTGGGCCCGGATGGAGCGCCGGATCGCCGCGGCGCGCGTCGCGTGGGCGTTCCGCGAGGACACCCACTTCTACTTCACGATGCCGTTGCCGGTGCTGCGCCGCGCGCTGCTCGAGATCGGCGCCCGGCTGCGCGACGCCGGCGTGCTGGAGACCGCCGAGGACGTGTTCCACCTGCGGCTGGAGGAGGTGGAGGCGGCGGGCGACCCGGCCGTCATGCCGCAGGAGCGGCGGGAGGAGCTGGCCGCCACGGCGCGGGCGCGGGCGGCCCGGCGGCAGGAGCTGGCTGGCGTGCGGCTCATCGACCCCCGCGCGGTCTATCCGGACCGCGGTGAGGCGGGGGATGCGCTGGTGCGCGGCACGCCCGGGGGCGGCGGAACGGCGACCGGCCCGGTGCGGATCATCCGCGACCCGTCGGAGTTCGGCCGCCTCGCCGAGGGCGAGGTGCTCGTCTGCCCGAACACGAACCCCGCCTGGACTCCGCTGTTCCAGCGCGCGGCGGCGGTCGTGGTCGACGCGGGCGGCGTCGGCTCGCACGCCGCGATCGTCGCCCGCGAGTACGGCCTGCCCGCCGTACTGGGCACGGTCACCGGCACCGCCGTACTGGCCGACGGACAGGTCGTCACCGTGGACGGCGACGCGGGCGTGGTCAGGAGTGCGTCATGA
- a CDS encoding TetR/AcrR family transcriptional regulator: protein MTAGQETDHRRRPRRRGPALDEAIFQAVLDELAEVGYARLTMEGVAQRARAGKASLYRRWPTRIELVMDAVYSRLPDPSAPPDTGSLRGDLLALLRANAEALAGPAGEAMRGLLSEALADSEVIARVRRNSQGATLRTMREILRRAVGRGEIDPAAVTDRRMEAGHALLRYHFLFNGTPIPDQVITQIVDEVLLPLFRSPTCPPSTGRAPAADG, encoded by the coding sequence GTGACCGCCGGGCAGGAGACCGACCACCGCAGGCGGCCGCGCCGCCGCGGCCCCGCCCTCGACGAGGCCATCTTCCAGGCCGTGCTCGACGAGCTCGCCGAGGTGGGCTACGCGCGGCTGACCATGGAGGGCGTCGCCCAGCGGGCGCGGGCGGGCAAGGCGTCCCTGTACCGCCGCTGGCCCACCCGGATCGAGCTCGTCATGGACGCGGTGTACAGCCGGCTGCCCGACCCGTCGGCCCCGCCGGACACGGGCAGCCTGCGCGGCGACCTGCTCGCGCTGCTGCGCGCCAACGCCGAGGCGCTCGCCGGGCCGGCCGGGGAGGCGATGCGCGGCCTGCTCAGCGAGGCGCTCGCCGACTCCGAGGTGATCGCCCGGGTCCGGCGCAACTCGCAGGGGGCGACCCTGCGCACCATGCGGGAGATCCTCCGCCGTGCCGTCGGCCGCGGCGAGATCGACCCCGCCGCGGTCACCGACCGCCGCATGGAGGCCGGGCACGCCCTGCTGCGCTACCACTTCCTCTTCAACGGCACCCCGATCCCCGACCAGGTGATCACCCAGATCGTGGACGAGGTCCTGCTCCCCCTGTTCCGGTCCCCCACGTGCCCGCCGTCCACCGGCCGGGCCCCGGCCGCCGACGGCTAG
- a CDS encoding DUF2945 domain-containing protein, giving the protein MAGRRKREEPGVGDEVTWRSHGSTTSGKVEKKLTERTEEAGRTVNASPEDPQYRVRSDKSGKSAVHKPSALHPKKGKDSAG; this is encoded by the coding sequence ATGGCCGGCAGACGGAAGCGAGAGGAACCCGGCGTCGGGGACGAGGTGACGTGGCGGAGCCACGGCTCCACGACCTCGGGCAAGGTGGAGAAGAAGCTCACCGAGCGGACCGAGGAGGCGGGCCGTACCGTGAACGCCTCGCCTGAGGACCCGCAGTACCGGGTGCGCAGCGACAAGAGCGGCAAGAGCGCCGTGCACAAGCCGTCGGCGCTGCATCCGAAGAAAGGGAAGGATTCCGCAGGCTAG
- a CDS encoding MarR family winged helix-turn-helix transcriptional regulator, whose translation MERDSSNLEECTLLFDVWLVTHLTSRLLDDHLRPLGLTGDEFGLYSLVHTFEPIAPGRISRLTGMAPTTVSGMIRRLTARGHLVQVPNPEDARSRLLRLSDDGRRVTAKAAGILVTILPRLYGALAAGPDAVRAALADLDNALRGMTDVAPRPYATPPARPRDDEPPSITYGGPRLTEAQEAEVRMFIDWLRTRDRGGPART comes from the coding sequence ATGGAACGAGACAGTAGTAATTTGGAGGAGTGCACCCTCCTCTTCGACGTGTGGCTGGTCACCCACCTCACCAGCCGCCTGCTCGACGACCATCTGCGTCCGCTCGGGCTCACCGGAGACGAGTTCGGGCTGTACTCGCTGGTCCACACCTTCGAGCCGATCGCCCCGGGACGGATCTCCCGGCTCACCGGCATGGCCCCCACCACGGTCTCGGGCATGATCCGGCGGCTCACCGCCCGCGGGCACCTCGTGCAGGTGCCGAACCCCGAGGACGCGCGCTCCCGCCTGCTGCGCCTCAGCGACGACGGCCGGCGCGTGACCGCGAAGGCCGCGGGCATCCTCGTCACGATCCTGCCCCGGCTGTACGGGGCGCTCGCCGCCGGTCCTGACGCCGTCCGGGCCGCCCTCGCCGACCTCGACAACGCGCTGCGCGGCATGACCGACGTTGCGCCCCGCCCGTACGCCACGCCACCGGCCCGGCCCCGGGACGACGAGCCGCCGTCGATCACCTACGGCGGCCCGCGCCTCACCGAGGCCCAGGAGGCCGAGGTCCGCATGTTCATCGACTGGCTGCGGACCCGCGATCGGGGCGGCCCGGCGCGGACCTGA
- a CDS encoding threo-3-hydroxy-L-aspartate ammonia-lyase — MAERPVTLDDVRDAAARLAGVAHRTPVLRSRTLDRLVGAEVFLKCENFQRVGAFKFRGAYNAASRLSPEQLAKGVAAYSSGNHAQAVALAARELGTSAVILMPEDAPRSKLEATAGYGAEIVTYDRYTEDRTALGEALAAERGLALIPPYDHPHVIAGQGTAALELLEETGRLDLLVVPVGGGGLIAGTAVAAKGLYPDVRVIGVEPEAGDDTKRSLEEGRRVTIDVPRTIADGQAIPTPGELTFSINRRLLDGIVLVSDDEIREAMRFAFQRLKIVVEPSGATGLAALLAGRLENVSGRVGIVISGGNVDAGRFAELCG; from the coding sequence ATGGCCGAGCGCCCGGTCACCCTCGACGACGTTCGCGACGCCGCCGCACGGCTCGCGGGCGTCGCGCACCGCACCCCGGTGCTTCGCTCACGTACGCTCGACCGGCTGGTGGGCGCCGAGGTGTTCCTCAAGTGCGAGAACTTCCAGCGGGTGGGGGCGTTCAAGTTCCGCGGCGCGTACAACGCGGCCTCGCGGCTGTCGCCGGAACAACTGGCCAAGGGCGTCGCCGCGTACTCGTCGGGCAATCACGCCCAGGCCGTCGCCCTCGCCGCCCGGGAGCTGGGCACCAGCGCGGTGATCCTGATGCCCGAGGACGCCCCGCGGTCGAAGCTGGAGGCGACCGCCGGGTACGGGGCCGAGATCGTCACCTACGACCGGTACACCGAGGACCGCACGGCGCTGGGGGAGGCGCTAGCCGCCGAGCGCGGGCTCGCCCTCATCCCGCCGTACGACCACCCACACGTGATCGCCGGTCAGGGCACCGCGGCGCTCGAGCTCCTCGAGGAGACAGGCCGCCTCGACCTGCTGGTCGTGCCGGTCGGTGGTGGCGGGCTGATCGCCGGAACCGCTGTCGCGGCCAAGGGGCTGTACCCGGACGTCCGGGTGATCGGCGTCGAGCCGGAGGCCGGGGACGATACCAAGCGCTCTTTGGAGGAGGGGCGCCGCGTCACCATCGACGTGCCGCGCACGATCGCGGACGGGCAGGCCATCCCGACCCCGGGCGAGCTGACCTTCTCCATCAACCGGAGGCTGCTCGACGGGATCGTGCTCGTCAGCGACGACGAGATCCGGGAGGCGATGCGTTTCGCCTTCCAACGGCTGAAGATCGTCGTGGAGCCGAGCGGTGCCACCGGGCTCGCCGCGCTGCTGGCGGGCCGCCTGGAGAACGTGTCCGGGCGGGTCGGGATCGTCATCTCGGGGGGCAACGTCGACGCCGGGCGGTTCGCGGAGCTGTGCGGCTGA